AGCGGTATATGCTTTGATCACTTTTGCCATACCTGTATGAATATACCTGTTTGATTTCTGTGCAATGGGAAGCAATGCATTTACATTTTTAAATACATTCTGATAAGCATCACGCCATGCTCCGTCAAATGACCCAGGGCCATATAAATCTTTATACGTTCTGGAAGCCATATATTCCATACGTGTCATCTCTTCTCCATTTTCAGATAGACCGGGCTGATTACTGGTTGCCCCGTTATTTGCATAAAAACTGGAAAAAGAAATTTGCACATAGTTTAAATACAAATCAACATCAGCCGTTGCAGGGGCTGGTAAATTTGGATTGGTCAATCTGTTGTCGAGTTTTTTGCAACTGGCAAGTAACAGGAAACATGCAATTGCCAGCTGTAAGAATATTTTAAATTTTTTCATTGCTGTTTGTTTTAAAAGGTTACTTTAATTGTTGCACCAATTCTGCGTGATTGCGGACCTGTCATAAATTCAAACCCTCTTGTTTTACTTACACCGCCACTTGATGATTCAGGATCATAATTTGATCCCTCAGGAAAATAAGGTGCTTTGTGCCATAGATTCTGTCCGCTGATAGAGAATGATATTCCTCCGAAAGGAGTTTTCGATAACATGGTTGATGACAACGCATATGATAATGACAGTTCTCTTAACCTGAACACTGTTGCATCATACAGGTATTGTTCATGTGCTCCGAGATAGGTATTAAAATAAGCACGGTCAATAGAAGTTTGAATATCATTCGGCGTTCCATCCTGTTTTACTCCCGGTAATATGATTGGAATGGATCTGTCAACATCTGTTGACTTTGAAAGCCCACGGGCAATCAGTGTGTTTACAGAATTGGCATAGATTACTCCGCCTTTTGTTAAATCCCACTGCATACGGAACTCAAATCCTTTAAACGAAACGGTATTGATAGCTGTTAAGCGGTAGTCTGCATTTGGATCGCCAATGATCACTGATTCAGTTGAAGGAATATAATATCCGTCCTGGCCAACAATTCGTAAGCCTGTTTTAGGATCTTTTTGATAATAAGTTCCTTTGATAACTCCAAATGGCTGACCATTGATCGCAAAATTTCCAATATTACTGAACAAACCTCCGGTTTGAACCTGTGCAATTTCAGCAGGTAAATTTTTTACCATACTTCTGTTTCTTGAAAAATTCACATCAACCTGCCAGGTTAAATTTCTTGTTTTAACAGGAGTAACTCCAACACCTAATTCAATTCCTTTATTTACTAAATCACCCGCATTAATCGTTGTTGTTTCAAAACCTGTTGATGGATCGAGTGGTCTTGTAAGAATCTGATCACTGGATGTACGTTGATACCAGGTAAAATCAATTGATACCCTGTTGTTAATCAGCCTTGCTTCAAGACCGGTTTCAAATTCTCTTAGCAACTCAGGTTTCAGGTTTGGATTTGCCAATGTATTACTGATTGTATTTGTATTTACAACCGCACCCCCTCTTGTTACAAAATCATTGGTTGAAATAATCAATGATGGTCTTGTACGGTATGGAGCCGGAAAGTTTGCACTTGTTGCATAACCTGATCTCAGCTTCAGATAATTTATTATTCTGTTTCCTTTCAGGAAAGCAAGTGCTGAAGTTGGAACAAATGAAATACTTGCACTTGGATAAAACTGGGAACGGTTTGCTTTCTCAAGTGTTGAAGACCATGAATTTCTTGCACCAATATTAAAATAAACATACTCATTGTAACTGAGGCCGGCCTGCGCAAAAACTCCAACACTCTGAACCGCAGATTTCAGATCCATATCAGTGCCGTCCTCGGCTCTTGTATCATGATTAATAAAATTGGAATGATCAAATAATCCAAATACAAGCTGATCTGTACTTTTCATCCCTGTTTGATCATATAATTCTTCATTCGCATTAAACCCACCGGTTAAGTCAAACCTCAGCTTTGAACTGAAATCGGTTTGATATTGTGCAATAAGAGAATGATCCCATATTTTATTGTTTGCGCTGATGGTACGGTAGATCCCTTTTGTATATTCAAGCTCTGCTGATCTGGTTACTCCACCCTTGTTAATGGTTAAGATGTGATTTTCATTGTAGTAATCATATCCTACCCGGTATAACAGGTCGAGATTTTTCAGCAGACTGTATTTTACATTGAAGTTTCCATATACACGGTTTGTTTGCTGATAGTTTAAGGAGTTATGCAAAGTCCATACGGGATTCTGAATACTGTTATCCGGACGGTAATATGCTGATGCGCCGTCAGGAGTTTGATATGGCCAGTTTGCCAGATCATTTGCTCTTGGTGTATACATTAAATCGGCAAACACACCTGCGCCACCTGATTGTGCACCACTTGCTCCGCCCTGTGAAGTTGTTGGACTTTGAAAATTATTAATTACATAGTTGATG
This portion of the Chitinophagaceae bacterium genome encodes:
- a CDS encoding SusC/RagA family TonB-linked outer membrane protein encodes the protein MRKLFLIILSLVICISFLQAQVTTVSGRVVDSAGKPVSGASVTITGSKKGTATNLNGDFSIEAQRNQTLRVSAVGFEPLTFSPGTNLLLTLTQLSTALQEVVVTALGIRREKKALGYAVATIDKKQLEQRPDGDIARLLSGKAPGVDILASSGISGSGTNIQIRGANSITGGSDPLWVVDGTPISGATNQQTNVIYGNQTSSRFMDLDPNNVESISILKGLSATVLYGEQGRNGVILVTTKNGAGRRTNKKAEVTFTQSYFTVQPSSLPELQNTYGGGFSLTGGFAFFSNWGPKFTTTYKRLPHPYSQGIQAGSFPQLANDSIEFKPHDNFKAFFKDGKVLNTAVNVSAGLGANGTINANFSRLSDQGFLATNKVSRNNFGLGINTKLLNNITIGGTINYVINNFQSPTTSQGGASGAQSGGAGVFADLMYTPRANDLANWPYQTPDGASAYYRPDNSIQNPVWTLHNSLNYQQTNRVYGNFNVKYSLLKNLDLLYRVGYDYYNENHILTINKGGVTRSAELEYTKGIYRTISANNKIWDHSLIAQYQTDFSSKLRFDLTGGFNANEELYDQTGMKSTDQLVFGLFDHSNFINHDTRAEDGTDMDLKSAVQSVGVFAQAGLSYNEYVYFNIGARNSWSSTLEKANRSQFYPSASISFVPTSALAFLKGNRIINYLKLRSGYATSANFPAPYRTRPSLIISTNDFVTRGGAVVNTNTISNTLANPNLKPELLREFETGLEARLINNRVSIDFTWYQRTSSDQILTRPLDPSTGFETTTINAGDLVNKGIELGVGVTPVKTRNLTWQVDVNFSRNRSMVKNLPAEIAQVQTGGLFSNIGNFAINGQPFGVIKGTYYQKDPKTGLRIVGQDGYYIPSTESVIIGDPNADYRLTAINTVSFKGFEFRMQWDLTKGGVIYANSVNTLIARGLSKSTDVDRSIPIILPGVKQDGTPNDIQTSIDRAYFNTYLGAHEQYLYDATVFRLRELSLSYALSSTMLSKTPFGGISFSISGQNLWHKAPYFPEGSNYDPESSSGGVSKTRGFEFMTGPQSRRIGATIKVTF